In the Geobacter sp. FeAm09 genome, one interval contains:
- a CDS encoding ATP-dependent DNA helicase, translating into MTKLIAIPLRDFALPAPRSGSIETHSGYGRQAAEGQEIHTRVQRQRAQADPAYQAEVAISGLFERGGYAFRVDGRMDGIFRHDAPRIEEIKSTFNIRELAQHLAAGPMDHPYCLQLLTYGYCYWREHRVMPALSFHLVSTRSGDSIDQDLVLDTIRYEQWLERRLDELAAEAQQAEKRALRRRKVASAFTFPFASPRPGQVELMATIERFMAEKRPMLIQAPTGLGKTVGVLYPVMKEALGRGQRVVYVTPKNSQHSVAEDAVTRFQEAGAKLKSLSITAKGKICFMNEPVCNPASCEYARDYYGKVHGQGLLQLLARKRRLTARTFRNLGERYRVCPFELQLDSAREADIIICDYNYVFAPRSALGRVADMGVDQTGRPNLVIDEAHNLPARAMEYYSPALSSAVLEQMRGEIRALPPPFRHEAEALLDGCLQAVAACRPPQGTRPQRIEPPTELFYPRHARLGAFLSRYLDSGVEIPNQDVILRLCHYWGEFTEALEFVSRPERQEFFTTFHPQASGGLVKITCCDASAMLEDCYGDYEQVVGFSATLKPFDYYVRLSGLNRERVRTAEFASPFPKERRKLLIIPQISTRYSRRERNYARIAEAVRRITALRRGNYFVFLPSFEFLERVASLFEPPAGFAVVRQERGMRASGIAAVVENLRSQSTPTIVFAVQGGSFSEGMDYAGEMVIGAFVVGPPLPTYDLEREQMRAYYQQKYAAGFDYAYTIPAMAKAVQAAGRVIRSETDRGLVVLMDGRFLEPAFSQAMPADWFTADTGEAVSGSILREVADFWGSGAGEPTAVPPASPHGPDSDEPVGEG; encoded by the coding sequence GTGACGAAGCTGATCGCCATACCGCTGCGGGATTTTGCCCTGCCCGCCCCGCGCTCCGGCAGCATCGAAACCCACTCGGGCTACGGCCGCCAGGCGGCCGAGGGGCAGGAGATCCACACCAGGGTGCAGAGGCAGCGGGCACAGGCCGACCCGGCCTATCAGGCCGAGGTCGCAATCAGCGGCCTCTTCGAGAGGGGAGGGTACGCATTCCGGGTCGATGGCCGGATGGACGGGATCTTCCGCCACGATGCGCCCAGGATCGAAGAGATCAAGAGCACCTTCAACATCCGGGAACTGGCGCAGCACCTGGCGGCCGGCCCCATGGATCATCCCTACTGCCTGCAACTGCTGACCTACGGCTACTGCTACTGGCGCGAACACCGCGTCATGCCGGCGCTCTCCTTCCATCTGGTCTCCACCCGCAGCGGCGATTCGATTGACCAGGATCTTGTCCTCGATACCATCCGGTACGAACAGTGGCTGGAGCGCCGCCTGGACGAACTGGCGGCAGAGGCGCAACAGGCCGAGAAGCGCGCCCTCCGGCGGCGCAAGGTCGCCTCCGCGTTCACTTTCCCCTTTGCCAGCCCCCGGCCCGGCCAGGTCGAACTCATGGCGACCATCGAGCGGTTCATGGCGGAGAAACGCCCCATGCTCATCCAGGCCCCCACGGGCCTGGGGAAGACCGTCGGCGTTCTCTATCCCGTGATGAAGGAAGCCCTGGGGCGGGGGCAGCGGGTCGTGTACGTCACGCCGAAGAACAGCCAGCACTCCGTGGCCGAGGACGCCGTCACCCGTTTTCAGGAGGCCGGGGCCAAACTGAAATCCCTCTCCATCACCGCCAAGGGAAAGATCTGCTTCATGAACGAGCCGGTGTGCAATCCCGCCTCCTGCGAGTATGCCCGGGACTATTACGGCAAGGTCCATGGGCAGGGGCTGCTCCAGCTCCTGGCGCGGAAGAGGAGGCTTACGGCGCGCACGTTCCGCAACCTGGGGGAGCGCTACCGGGTCTGCCCCTTTGAGCTGCAGCTGGACAGCGCCCGCGAGGCGGACATCATCATCTGCGATTACAACTACGTGTTTGCCCCGCGCTCGGCGTTGGGCCGCGTGGCGGACATGGGCGTGGACCAGACCGGCAGGCCCAACCTGGTGATCGACGAAGCCCACAACCTGCCGGCGCGGGCCATGGAGTACTATTCGCCGGCACTTTCGTCCGCCGTGCTGGAACAGATGCGCGGCGAGATACGGGCGCTGCCCCCGCCCTTTCGCCACGAGGCGGAGGCGCTCCTGGACGGTTGCCTCCAGGCCGTTGCGGCCTGCCGTCCGCCCCAGGGCACCCGTCCGCAGCGGATCGAGCCCCCCACGGAGCTGTTCTACCCCCGGCACGCCCGGCTCGGCGCCTTCCTCTCCCGCTACCTGGATTCGGGCGTGGAGATCCCCAACCAGGACGTGATCCTGCGGCTCTGCCACTACTGGGGCGAGTTCACGGAGGCCCTGGAGTTCGTCAGCCGGCCCGAGCGGCAGGAGTTCTTCACCACCTTCCATCCCCAGGCAAGCGGCGGCCTGGTGAAGATAACCTGTTGCGACGCCTCGGCGATGCTGGAGGATTGCTACGGCGACTACGAGCAGGTGGTGGGGTTTTCTGCGACCCTGAAACCCTTTGACTATTATGTGCGCCTTTCCGGCCTGAACCGGGAGCGGGTGCGGACGGCGGAATTTGCCAGCCCGTTTCCGAAGGAACGGCGCAAACTCCTGATCATCCCCCAGATATCCACCCGTTACAGCCGCCGCGAGCGCAATTACGCCAGGATCGCCGAGGCGGTCCGGCGGATAACGGCGCTACGCCGGGGCAACTATTTCGTCTTTCTGCCGAGCTTCGAGTTTCTGGAGCGGGTCGCCTCCCTCTTCGAGCCTCCGGCGGGCTTCGCTGTCGTGCGCCAGGAGCGGGGGATGAGGGCGAGCGGCATAGCGGCGGTCGTGGAGAATCTCCGCAGCCAAAGTACGCCGACGATCGTCTTTGCCGTGCAGGGGGGCTCCTTTTCCGAGGGGATGGACTATGCGGGGGAGATGGTCATCGGGGCCTTTGTGGTTGGACCGCCGCTGCCCACCTACGATCTGGAGCGGGAGCAGATGCGGGCCTATTACCAGCAAAAGTACGCGGCCGGCTTCGACTATGCCTACACCATACCGGCCATGGCCAAGGCGGTCCAGGCCGCCGGCAGGGTCATCCGCTCCGAAACGGACCGGGGGCTTGTCGTCCTGATGGACGGGCGATTCCTGGAGCCGGCTTTCAGTCAGGCGATGCCGGCCGACTGGTTTACTGCGGATACCGGAGAGGCCGTGTCGGGCAGCATTTTGCGTGAGGTCGCCGATTTCTGGGGGAGCGGGGCCGGGGAACCGACGGCGGTACCGCCCGCTTCGCCCCACGGCCCGGACTCGGATGAGCCGGTGGGGGAGGGGTGA
- a CDS encoding VIT1/CCC1 transporter family protein, protein MPLTVHSEKHFTASDTVRDIVIGMSDGLTVPFALAAGLSGAVDSTGLIIIAGLAEIAAGAIAMGLGGYLAARTDAEHFAAELAREERETHEVPESEAEEVAQVFRAYGLPEDTVATVVGAIRSDRARWVDFMMKFELGLEEPDPRRARSSALTIALSYVAGGLVPLAPYFFLNSVQAALAGSVVFTLLALFVFGFVKGHFTTSRPLRSAWQTVLVGGIAAAAAFGIAKLIG, encoded by the coding sequence ATGCCACTGACGGTCCACAGCGAAAAACATTTTACCGCGTCCGACACGGTGCGCGACATTGTCATCGGCATGTCGGACGGCTTGACGGTTCCGTTCGCCCTTGCGGCGGGGTTGTCGGGGGCCGTCGATTCCACGGGTCTCATCATAATCGCGGGACTCGCCGAGATCGCGGCGGGCGCGATTGCCATGGGGCTGGGAGGATACCTGGCGGCCCGGACCGATGCGGAGCATTTTGCGGCCGAATTGGCCCGGGAAGAGCGCGAGACGCACGAGGTCCCCGAGAGCGAGGCGGAGGAGGTCGCCCAGGTTTTCCGCGCGTACGGACTCCCGGAGGATACGGTGGCGACCGTTGTGGGGGCGATCCGTTCCGACCGCGCCCGCTGGGTCGACTTTATGATGAAATTCGAATTGGGGCTTGAAGAGCCGGACCCCCGCAGGGCCCGAAGCAGCGCCCTGACCATTGCCCTCTCGTATGTCGCCGGGGGGCTGGTGCCGCTGGCCCCCTATTTCTTCTTGAACTCCGTGCAGGCGGCCCTGGCCGGGTCCGTTGTCTTCACGCTGCTGGCCCTGTTCGTGTTTGGTTTCGTCAAGGGACACTTCACCACGAGCCGCCCGCTGCGGAGCGCCTGGCAGACGGTCCTTGTGGGAGGAATCGCCGCAGCGGCGGCGTTTGGCATCGCCAAACTCATTGGATGA
- a CDS encoding sensor histidine kinase: MGGWRYYSIKRLNVRLTESMAKLERAQKTLREQAALLEEEIAERHLAEVNLAVKQQQLEEINRSLEDHIATTLKEIREKDQMLIQQGRFAAMGEMISNISHQWRQPLNNVGLIIQNLQEMSENGELNPEILNHEVKVAMDVILFMSSTIDDFRHFFRPDKEKSEFIVNKVIERTVKFMSPALRNYGITVAFNAEPNVCIVGYPNEYSQMLINVINNAKDVLLERKIPKPRITIRVFCDNGLAVATIADNAGGIAADVLPKVFDPYFTTKEPGKGTGIGLYMSKVIAEKNMGGRLLARNLADGAEFRIEMPACRTSRASAPAVTAQPAS; the protein is encoded by the coding sequence ATGGGCGGGTGGCGGTACTATTCGATCAAGCGTCTCAATGTGCGGCTTACGGAAAGCATGGCCAAGCTGGAGCGGGCTCAGAAGACCCTTCGGGAACAGGCCGCCCTGCTGGAAGAGGAGATTGCCGAGCGGCATCTGGCGGAGGTGAACCTGGCGGTCAAGCAGCAGCAGCTTGAGGAGATCAATCGTTCTCTCGAGGATCACATCGCCACGACACTGAAGGAGATCCGCGAGAAGGACCAGATGCTCATCCAGCAGGGGCGCTTTGCCGCAATGGGGGAAATGATCAGCAATATCTCGCACCAGTGGCGGCAGCCGCTGAACAATGTGGGCCTGATCATTCAGAATCTTCAGGAAATGTCGGAAAATGGCGAACTTAACCCGGAGATCCTGAACCATGAGGTCAAGGTGGCCATGGATGTGATCCTGTTCATGTCCAGCACGATCGACGATTTTCGCCACTTTTTCCGGCCGGATAAGGAGAAGAGCGAATTTATCGTCAACAAGGTCATCGAAAGGACGGTCAAATTCATGTCGCCGGCCCTTCGGAACTACGGCATCACGGTCGCATTCAATGCGGAGCCGAATGTCTGCATCGTGGGATACCCCAATGAATACTCCCAGATGCTGATCAATGTCATCAACAACGCAAAAGACGTGCTGCTGGAGCGAAAGATCCCCAAGCCGCGCATTACCATACGTGTTTTCTGCGATAACGGCCTTGCGGTTGCAACCATTGCGGATAACGCCGGCGGCATAGCTGCCGATGTGCTCCCCAAGGTGTTCGACCCGTACTTTACGACCAAGGAACCGGGCAAGGGTACGGGAATCGGCCTTTACATGTCCAAGGTCATTGCGGAAAAGAACATGGGGGGCCGGTTGCTGGCCCGAAATCTTGCCGATGGCGCCGAATTCAGGATCGAGATGCCCGCGTGCCGCACCTCGCGGGCATCCGCACCTGCTGTGACGGCACAACCCGCCTCCTGA
- a CDS encoding helix-turn-helix domain-containing protein, translated as MLTGGGAIYNITGTRDDMQFIDVAPGIASFCRESDGFNVAALNIKPHETEEMYPDWYVPIHLDPASEIQYWKRDSFHCQVMRQGMFNLCPQGVTEKVRARVEQKIILVTFDQRFIEKTTQYNVNSNRLQHNAHYGLVDNSILYLAMALRADFEAGSPYGRLYGQSLALAFMGRIFDIATASDGMKAEQGSLSTSRLNRVTEYIKAHLNKNLSLNEIADVACLTPFHFSRQFKNATHLSPHQFVLKLKIEHAEKLLTTTDLPIADIALELGFQSQSHFTTVFHKMVGVTPKKFKR; from the coding sequence ATGTTGACTGGTGGCGGTGCCATATACAATATTACCGGGACTCGTGACGACATGCAGTTTATAGACGTTGCCCCGGGCATTGCAAGTTTTTGCCGGGAATCGGATGGGTTCAATGTTGCGGCTCTTAATATAAAGCCGCATGAAACCGAAGAGATGTACCCCGATTGGTACGTCCCGATTCACCTGGACCCGGCATCGGAAATCCAGTATTGGAAAAGGGATTCGTTTCACTGTCAGGTAATGAGGCAGGGGATGTTTAACCTGTGCCCGCAAGGGGTGACGGAAAAAGTACGAGCACGTGTCGAACAAAAAATCATCCTGGTCACGTTCGACCAGAGATTCATCGAGAAGACGACGCAATACAACGTCAACAGCAACCGGTTGCAACACAATGCCCATTACGGACTTGTCGATAATTCGATACTTTATCTTGCCATGGCCCTTCGAGCGGATTTTGAAGCGGGATCGCCATACGGCCGGTTATACGGCCAGTCACTGGCATTGGCTTTTATGGGCCGCATATTTGATATAGCCACCGCCTCTGACGGCATGAAAGCCGAGCAAGGCAGCCTCAGTACCAGTCGTTTGAATCGCGTCACGGAATACATCAAGGCGCATTTGAATAAAAACCTGTCATTGAACGAAATTGCCGATGTGGCCTGCCTTACGCCATTCCACTTCTCCCGCCAATTCAAAAATGCAACGCATTTGTCCCCCCATCAGTTCGTTTTGAAGCTGAAGATCGAGCATGCCGAGAAACTTCTGACTACCACGGACCTGCCCATTGCCGATATTGCCCTTGAACTCGGCTTTCAAAGCCAAAGCCACTTTACAACGGTATTTCACAAAATGGTCGGGGTAACTCCGAAAAAATTCAAGCGTTAA
- a CDS encoding SH3 domain-containing protein: protein MSSEDDYETESKQQRLESVNDSDINSSNNNDDAHKMINKTATSRIAKINSLGEARFGTDYRDKLGLAGMSSKIEAMGLTENHALKAARLGMDYQDRLGLTGMSSKIAAMGLTENHTLKAARLGMDMQDKLGLTGMSSKNAAMGLTENHALKAARLGMDYQDRLGLTGMASKVAAMGLTSGHTLKASMLGMDIQKNQGMLGLASKVAAMGLTENFALKASMLGMDIQKNLGLVGLASKIAAMGLTENHALKTARLGMDYKDKFGLAGMASEVAATGLLHKTLVGIKTPIFQTIVRDMLTSPEIEKAFSHLINENDFDVTAKKLCLDNSNMDSKIYDTNRVNSADITPFDQNKSFLEWYESLNPLSKHAITAVFAILLSIIANLLTPFVENLIHTQKHETKEIIKTIKNSNNESIIIDKQYRFVSATRLYVREKPKIDSAIIATATLGKIVSVEHKKQGWAKISYLDENEDIVIGWVLLRYVSKFKR, encoded by the coding sequence ATGTCAAGCGAAGACGATTATGAAACTGAATCAAAACAACAACGTCTTGAATCAGTAAATGACTCAGACATTAACTCATCAAATAACAATGATGACGCTCATAAAATGATAAATAAAACTGCAACTAGCAGAATTGCTAAAATCAACTCACTCGGAGAAGCAAGGTTTGGAACGGATTATCGGGACAAGCTAGGACTAGCTGGGATGTCATCAAAGATCGAAGCAATGGGTCTGACAGAGAACCATGCCCTCAAAGCTGCAAGGCTTGGGATGGATTATCAGGACAGGCTAGGACTAACTGGAATGTCATCAAAGATCGCAGCAATGGGTCTGACAGAGAACCATACCCTCAAAGCTGCAAGGCTTGGGATGGATATGCAGGACAAACTAGGGCTGACTGGAATGTCATCAAAGAACGCAGCAATGGGTCTGACAGAGAACCATGCCCTCAAAGCTGCAAGGCTTGGGATGGATTATCAGGACAGGCTTGGACTGACCGGAATGGCATCAAAGGTTGCTGCTATGGGGCTTACGAGTGGTCATACACTCAAGGCATCAATGCTTGGAATGGATATTCAAAAGAATCAGGGAATGTTAGGGTTAGCATCAAAAGTAGCTGCTATGGGACTAACTGAAAACTTTGCCCTTAAAGCATCAATGCTTGGAATGGATATTCAGAAGAATTTGGGCCTTGTCGGGCTTGCATCAAAAATTGCAGCAATGGGGCTGACAGAAAACCATGCGCTCAAAACTGCAAGGCTTGGAATGGATTATAAGGACAAGTTTGGACTGGCCGGAATGGCATCAGAGGTTGCTGCAACGGGTCTACTTCACAAAACATTGGTAGGCATTAAAACTCCAATTTTCCAAACAATCGTAAGGGACATGCTGACGTCACCAGAGATTGAAAAAGCATTCTCACATTTGATAAATGAAAATGACTTTGACGTAACAGCGAAGAAGCTTTGCTTGGATAATTCCAATATGGATTCAAAAATTTACGATACAAATCGGGTTAATTCCGCAGATATTACGCCTTTCGATCAGAACAAATCATTCCTTGAATGGTATGAAAGCTTAAACCCTCTTAGTAAGCATGCAATAACGGCAGTATTTGCTATTCTTCTCAGCATTATCGCAAACCTCTTGACGCCCTTCGTTGAAAACCTCATTCATACTCAAAAGCACGAGACAAAAGAAATAATTAAAACAATTAAAAACAGCAATAATGAAAGTATAATTATTGACAAACAGTATCGCTTTGTTTCAGCAACAAGACTTTACGTAAGAGAAAAACCGAAAATTGACTCTGCAATTATAGCTACGGCAACTTTAGGTAAAATTGTGAGTGTTGAACACAAGAAACAAGGTTGGGCGAAGATTTCATATTTGGATGAGAACGAGGATATTGTTATTGGATGGGTTCTTCTTAGGTATGTATCTAAATTCAAGAGATAA
- a CDS encoding peptidyl-prolyl cis-trans isomerase encodes MRIYRCGVVAAACVLLCTAGCKEQAKQSPQAGQEQQPKVLAKVNGVPITEMDLAFKMSKTHGMTNGQQPDRTLDDVIKEELLYQQGIKLGLDKDPGYRAQIDKLERQVANMKRIEMTRRVFNTQIASKVNITSEDVKTYYTKNESRITTDLHLGMLTFGTREAADEALKKIRAGATFESVAAAMAGPGNPRVPGHEKPWDMGYATWDQIPIDFVEGVYKLKPGEVSDIVSMRGTGFYLFKLFEARRNPKADYTSMAGTIMNRLRDQRVMDEYTKFEEQLKRDAKIERF; translated from the coding sequence ATGCGTATTTACCGTTGTGGCGTGGTTGCAGCCGCTTGTGTGCTTTTGTGCACGGCCGGTTGCAAGGAACAAGCGAAACAGTCTCCTCAGGCGGGTCAGGAACAGCAACCGAAGGTGCTCGCCAAGGTCAACGGCGTTCCCATCACCGAGATGGATCTCGCCTTCAAAATGAGCAAGACCCATGGCATGACCAACGGCCAGCAGCCGGACCGGACTCTGGACGATGTCATCAAGGAGGAACTGCTCTACCAGCAGGGGATCAAGCTGGGACTCGACAAGGACCCGGGCTATCGGGCGCAGATAGACAAGCTGGAACGCCAGGTGGCCAACATGAAGCGGATCGAGATGACCCGCCGGGTCTTCAATACCCAGATCGCGTCCAAGGTAAACATCACCAGCGAGGATGTGAAAACCTATTACACCAAGAACGAAAGCAGGATTACCACCGACCTCCATCTCGGCATGCTGACCTTCGGCACCAGGGAAGCGGCGGATGAAGCGCTGAAGAAGATCCGCGCCGGCGCAACGTTCGAGTCGGTGGCGGCCGCAATGGCCGGCCCGGGGAACCCGCGTGTGCCGGGGCATGAAAAACCGTGGGACATGGGCTATGCCACCTGGGATCAGATACCCATCGATTTTGTCGAAGGCGTCTACAAGCTGAAACCGGGAGAGGTGAGCGACATCGTCTCCATGAGGGGCACCGGTTTCTACCTCTTCAAGCTGTTTGAGGCGCGCAGGAACCCCAAGGCCGATTACACCAGCATGGCCGGCACCATTATGAACCGACTCAGGGACCAGAGGGTCATGGATGAATATACGAAATTTGAAGAGCAATTGAAGCGGGATGCAAAAATCGAGAGATTTTAG
- a CDS encoding DUF2127 domain-containing protein: protein MHNATEIPARLGGLRVVALFEGAKGVIVLLTGLGILAFIHEDVHHAAEQLVRHLHINPARHYPKIFIDAATHVTDLQLWGLAVSALCYAIVRFVEAFGLWKRMPWAEWFGLLTGGMYIPVELFEVMRGATWPKVTVLTVNLGVVGYLAYVLLRSRRK from the coding sequence ATGCACAATGCAACCGAAATACCGGCACGGCTTGGCGGACTGCGGGTCGTGGCGCTCTTCGAGGGGGCCAAGGGGGTCATCGTCCTCCTGACCGGCCTGGGGATACTGGCGTTTATCCACGAAGACGTCCATCATGCCGCTGAACAGCTCGTCCGGCACCTGCATATCAACCCCGCCCGCCACTACCCGAAGATCTTCATCGATGCGGCTACCCATGTGACGGACCTGCAGCTCTGGGGGCTGGCCGTTTCTGCCTTGTGTTACGCCATTGTGCGTTTTGTGGAGGCGTTCGGCCTGTGGAAGCGCATGCCGTGGGCGGAGTGGTTCGGGCTGCTGACCGGCGGGATGTACATACCCGTCGAACTGTTTGAGGTCATGCGCGGGGCGACGTGGCCCAAGGTTACCGTGTTGACGGTGAACCTGGGGGTCGTGGGATACCTGGCCTACGTCCTGTTGCGGTCACGGCGGAAATGA
- a CDS encoding carboxypeptidase regulatory-like domain-containing protein, translating into MQKLMKYLALCSTLLLVAVLSGCSGDNGSNANAFGTVSGKVVDTYGNNVAGATVATTVGTDSVTATTDAAGAYTMTLASGTRTFSFAATGYNSYSQSIEAVPAKTTTVNVTLNPTGPATVTAARTDTTSPVLPGSQIALAAKVFKFDPALATAAPTYTWSVVSGPAVTFSDANSATPTVTLASAAAFKKNLVESATPLYKVNPDEPAVNIDRYQVVPFSYEQAMSQGNTTKLKVTATVGGKSYTATVSVAAKIPAAPSTGLRNVPINQPVVLQGQFPFKNNGAYVFPQKSAWNWSVTGPSGAVTVNDATTAYPDFTPTTAGTYTVYETANGGSTPVLTVYAGTYVGMMSGVATPDAGCNGCHNTKITPWLQTGHKEVLYSGIMEPLPDGHYAMTCTPCHTVGNGAAGSNGFVDAAAAEKLTSFASLQGDLNAEADFWKSNPKSAALAGIQCENCHGPQANSGQHQVTTDTANISVNSRVSFSANVCATCHARAPKHGRFSQWKTSGHASLATVTFNSNADGTLSAGCACCHTAQGFKAYRAILPTANGNRNLTVLPASLNIYNAEPISCAACHNTHSEGKSLAAELGNTYQDVNSANLATVGPDSSSTYMLPSGFAANGVGKGALCIACHNSRQGISSGAPYLHEDGDAKFGTLASYGAPHEACQGDVLMGRNGYWLGSTTYNSPSTRSKHSYIADTCVTCHMELTTLDLTLSEAGQTRHDFKATTDVCNKCHTAYSAESVQTTFDAKLLAIKTAIGYAILQIKQNTAAPTGSAVLVANRSGQVDVTSGGVTRRWFIGTGSRDAFLADPNNNNALVQGCVDSGDGVNFNCTGYLAGADGSGVNANATVTAAGVNGIIAKALWNTVLVQDDASRGVHNPSFAFQLLDQTYAHVGTWTP; encoded by the coding sequence ATGCAGAAGTTGATGAAGTATCTGGCTCTTTGTTCCACGTTATTGCTCGTAGCCGTACTGTCCGGCTGCTCGGGCGACAACGGATCGAACGCGAACGCATTCGGCACCGTCAGCGGCAAGGTCGTCGATACCTACGGCAACAACGTTGCCGGGGCCACCGTAGCGACCACGGTGGGCACCGATTCCGTTACCGCCACCACCGACGCCGCCGGCGCCTATACCATGACGCTCGCTTCCGGCACCCGCACCTTTTCATTCGCGGCCACCGGTTACAACAGCTATTCCCAGAGCATCGAAGCGGTTCCGGCCAAGACCACCACCGTGAACGTAACCCTCAATCCGACCGGCCCGGCCACGGTAACCGCCGCCAGGACCGATACGACGAGCCCGGTTCTGCCCGGCAGCCAGATCGCCCTGGCCGCCAAGGTCTTCAAGTTCGATCCGGCCCTTGCCACGGCCGCCCCGACCTACACCTGGAGCGTGGTCTCCGGCCCGGCCGTCACCTTTTCCGACGCCAACTCCGCCACCCCGACCGTGACCCTGGCATCTGCGGCCGCTTTCAAGAAAAACCTGGTGGAGAGCGCCACCCCGCTGTACAAGGTCAATCCGGACGAGCCTGCCGTGAACATCGACCGGTACCAGGTGGTCCCCTTCTCCTATGAACAGGCCATGTCCCAGGGCAACACCACGAAACTCAAAGTGACCGCAACCGTCGGCGGCAAGTCCTATACCGCCACCGTCTCCGTAGCCGCCAAGATTCCGGCCGCCCCCTCCACGGGTCTGCGGAACGTGCCGATCAATCAGCCGGTCGTTCTTCAGGGGCAGTTCCCGTTCAAAAACAACGGGGCCTATGTCTTCCCGCAGAAATCCGCATGGAACTGGTCCGTTACCGGACCCAGCGGCGCGGTGACCGTCAATGACGCCACCACCGCCTATCCCGACTTCACCCCTACGACCGCCGGTACGTACACGGTCTATGAAACCGCCAACGGCGGGAGCACCCCCGTGCTGACGGTCTATGCCGGCACCTATGTGGGCATGATGTCCGGCGTCGCCACACCCGATGCGGGCTGTAACGGTTGTCACAACACCAAGATTACCCCCTGGCTGCAAACCGGCCACAAAGAGGTCCTCTATTCCGGCATCATGGAGCCGCTGCCCGACGGCCACTACGCCATGACCTGCACCCCCTGTCACACCGTGGGCAACGGTGCCGCCGGCTCCAACGGTTTCGTGGATGCCGCCGCCGCGGAGAAACTCACCAGTTTCGCCAGCCTCCAGGGCGATCTGAACGCCGAAGCCGACTTCTGGAAGAGCAACCCGAAATCCGCGGCCCTGGCCGGCATCCAGTGCGAGAACTGTCACGGGCCGCAGGCCAACAGCGGCCAGCACCAGGTGACGACCGATACCGCCAATATTTCCGTCAACTCGCGCGTCAGTTTCTCGGCCAATGTCTGCGCCACCTGCCATGCCCGGGCGCCCAAGCACGGCCGCTTCTCCCAGTGGAAGACCAGCGGCCACGCCAGCCTGGCCACGGTCACCTTCAACTCGAATGCCGACGGGACCCTGTCCGCCGGCTGCGCCTGCTGCCACACCGCCCAGGGATTCAAGGCGTACCGGGCGATCCTGCCCACCGCCAACGGCAACAGGAACCTGACCGTGCTCCCGGCCAGCCTGAACATCTACAATGCGGAGCCGATCAGTTGTGCCGCCTGCCACAACACGCACAGCGAAGGCAAATCCCTGGCAGCCGAACTCGGCAACACCTACCAGGACGTCAACTCGGCCAACCTGGCCACGGTCGGGCCCGACTCCAGCAGCACCTATATGCTTCCCAGCGGCTTTGCCGCCAACGGCGTCGGCAAGGGTGCGCTCTGCATCGCCTGCCACAACAGCCGCCAGGGCATCTCCAGCGGCGCTCCGTATCTGCATGAGGATGGCGATGCGAAATTCGGTACCCTTGCCAGCTACGGCGCGCCCCACGAGGCCTGCCAGGGCGACGTGCTGATGGGCCGTAACGGCTACTGGCTGGGCAGCACCACCTACAACAGCCCGTCCACCCGCTCCAAGCACTCCTACATCGCGGATACCTGCGTCACCTGCCACATGGAGCTGACCACCCTGGATCTGACCCTGTCCGAAGCAGGCCAGACGCGCCATGATTTCAAAGCCACCACCGACGTCTGCAACAAGTGCCACACCGCCTATAGCGCCGAGTCCGTCCAGACGACCTTTGACGCCAAGTTGCTGGCCATCAAGACCGCCATTGGCTACGCCATTCTGCAGATCAAGCAGAACACCGCCGCTCCGACGGGCAGCGCCGTGCTGGTCGCCAACAGGTCCGGCCAGGTCGATGTCACCAGCGGCGGCGTAACCCGCAGGTGGTTTATCGGCACCGGCAGCCGGGATGCCTTCCTGGCCGATCCGAATAACAACAATGCCCTGGTGCAGGGGTGCGTCGATTCCGGTGACGGCGTCAACTTCAACTGTACCGGCTACCTGGCCGGCGCCGACGGTTCCGGCGTCAACGCCAACGCCACCGTCACGGCGGCAGGCGTCAACGGCATCATCGCCAAGGCGCTCTGGAACACCGTGCTGGTACAGGACGATGCCAGCCGTGGCGTCCACAACCCAAGCTTTGCCTTCCAGTTGCTCGACCAGACCTACGCCCACGTAGGCACCTGGACGCCGTAA